In Novosphingobium sp. MMS21-SN21R, a single genomic region encodes these proteins:
- a CDS encoding amidohydrolase family protein translates to MSDRIISWHSNPSKPRYVPPAGAVDAHCHVFGPMAQFPFSAKAKYLPQDAGPDMLFALRDHLGFDRNVIVQASCHGTDNAATLDAIARSNGKARGVAVVDPAISEAELHALHDGGIRGIRFNFLKRLVDNAPKDKFLEVAQRLPKGWHVVIYFEADILEELRPFMDAIPVPLVIDHMGRPDVRQGPDGADMKAFRNFLNSRDDIWFKATCPDRLDAIKEGGAGDPWNAFADAVAPLVADYQDRVLWGTDWPHPNMDTEIPDDGHLVDMIPRIAPTEELQRKLLIDNPMKLYWTD, encoded by the coding sequence ATGAGCGACCGTATCATCAGCTGGCATTCCAACCCGTCCAAGCCGCGCTACGTGCCGCCCGCAGGCGCGGTCGATGCGCATTGCCATGTGTTCGGGCCGATGGCGCAGTTCCCTTTTTCGGCCAAGGCGAAGTACCTGCCGCAGGACGCTGGCCCCGACATGCTGTTCGCGTTGCGCGATCATCTCGGCTTCGACAGGAACGTGATCGTGCAGGCGAGCTGCCACGGCACCGACAACGCCGCGACGCTGGATGCCATCGCCAGGTCCAATGGCAAGGCGCGCGGCGTGGCCGTGGTCGATCCGGCGATTTCGGAAGCTGAGTTGCACGCGCTGCATGACGGCGGCATTCGCGGCATTCGCTTCAATTTCTTGAAGCGGCTGGTGGACAACGCACCCAAGGACAAGTTCCTCGAAGTCGCCCAGCGCCTGCCCAAGGGCTGGCATGTGGTGATCTACTTCGAGGCCGACATCCTTGAGGAACTGCGCCCGTTCATGGACGCGATCCCGGTGCCACTGGTGATCGACCACATGGGCCGCCCGGACGTGCGCCAGGGTCCGGACGGTGCGGACATGAAGGCGTTCCGCAATTTCCTGAACAGCCGCGACGATATCTGGTTCAAGGCGACTTGCCCCGACCGGCTCGACGCGATCAAGGAAGGCGGCGCGGGCGATCCGTGGAATGCCTTTGCCGATGCTGTAGCGCCGCTCGTCGCCGATTATCAGGACCGCGTGCTTTGGGGCACCGACTGGCCGCATCCCAACATGGACACCGAAATTCCCGACGACGGGCATCTGGTGGACATGATCCCGCGCATCGCGCCCACCGAGGAATTGCAGCGCAAGTTGTTGATCGACAACCCGATGAAGCTCTATTGGACCGATTGA
- a CDS encoding alpha-ketoglutarate-dependent dioxygenase AlkB — MTSLQPDLFGTAPCPVEGLAFRADMITPAEEAELAARIDGCALEPFQFHGWEGKRLTASFGSSYDFARGAVLPAPPIPDWLLPLRSRMAQWTGLAAEVLTQALVIRYDPGAGIGWHKDRPQYGKILGLSLGAAETLRLRRRKPDGGFARHAEPLHPRAAYSLDGPARWEWEHSITPVEHRRWSVTFRSFRDQSVQ; from the coding sequence ATGACCTCTCTTCAGCCAGACCTGTTCGGCACAGCGCCATGCCCCGTGGAAGGGCTGGCCTTTCGTGCAGACATGATCACCCCCGCAGAGGAAGCCGAACTTGCAGCCCGGATCGACGGTTGCGCGCTTGAGCCATTCCAGTTCCACGGCTGGGAGGGCAAGCGGCTCACCGCCTCGTTCGGAAGTTCCTACGATTTCGCGCGCGGCGCGGTCCTGCCTGCGCCGCCCATTCCGGACTGGCTCCTGCCGCTTCGCAGCCGCATGGCGCAGTGGACGGGGCTGGCAGCTGAAGTCCTCACGCAAGCGCTCGTCATCCGTTACGATCCGGGCGCAGGCATCGGCTGGCACAAGGATCGGCCGCAATACGGCAAAATTCTCGGGCTTTCACTTGGCGCGGCTGAAACCTTGCGTCTGCGGCGGCGCAAGCCTGACGGCGGGTTTGCCCGCCATGCCGAGCCATTGCACCCCCGCGCCGCCTATAGTCTCGACGGTCCGGCGCGGTGGGAATGGGAGCATTCGATCACGCCGGTCGAGCACCGCCGCTGGTCAGTGACTTTCCGCAGCTTCCGCGATCAATCGGTCCAATAG
- a CDS encoding secondary thiamine-phosphate synthase enzyme YjbQ: MRQAATEIVIATPGKGLHEITGEVAAWVVAQGMTTGLLTVFCRHTSASLCIQENAAAEVRGDVVRWLDRIAPENAGYAHDDEGPDDMPAHLKAILTGVHLSVPLIDGKLTLGTWQGIYICEHRRAPHRRTIALHVTGY, encoded by the coding sequence ATGAGACAAGCTGCCACCGAAATCGTCATCGCCACACCGGGCAAGGGATTGCACGAAATCACGGGCGAGGTTGCCGCATGGGTAGTCGCCCAAGGTATGACCACTGGCCTGCTGACCGTGTTCTGCCGCCATACTTCTGCATCGCTATGCATTCAGGAAAATGCGGCGGCCGAAGTGCGCGGCGACGTGGTGCGCTGGCTTGACCGGATCGCGCCCGAGAATGCCGGCTATGCCCATGACGATGAAGGGCCGGACGACATGCCCGCCCACCTCAAAGCGATCCTGACCGGGGTACATCTTTCGGTTCCGCTGATTGACGGCAAGCTGACCCTAGGCACCTGGCAGGGCATCTACATCTGCGAGCACCGGCGCGCGCCGCACCGGCGGACAATCGCGCTGCACGTTACCGGATATTGA
- a CDS encoding methyl-accepting chemotaxis protein, with protein sequence MFKFNISAKFIAAFALLLAVMAGMGLFAIAKIGEVNAIAAEQRDRWIPAAATLGDIHAYTSQYRLKQDEMFSAPSPEAMAKNGKLMKNARAAIDGSLSDFENLAITAEQKAALGTMRESWGGFVKQDSEMQQLALAGNSASAQAIHDGEGLDTFYALEDTVLAAIEVNKKASDAVAAQSDAIYASARNFTLAAIGIGVVAALGLLAFLMRNIAAPLVRMSESVARLISGDHSVTVPGLGRTDELGHLARALDQFRDVFASDHARAEAEKARARETQVTIDAIGEGLTALAEGNLTHRVSENGSGALAKLHVDYNAAVAELERVLAKIADGCNTIKLGTDEIASAATDLSLRTEQQANSLAETSRTLNEFTTSVKTTAENAKQTSSRLAVARNTAESVGNTADRAVAAMRSIESSSREMADIVNVIDGIAFQTNLLALNAGVEAARAGDAGKGFAVVATEVRALAQRSSDAAKSIRELIGKSTDEVSGGVTLVESSGDALRQIVTEVSAVSALVEEIAEAAGQQAAGIADISTMVGSMDAFTQQNAAMVEESSAGTRNLATETVSLVDQLGRFRLGALVHQLPREVSALRQPERFVDAPPAAVVAAASPKSTPLTARPMPSSGNTALKIDQDDWSEF encoded by the coding sequence ATGTTCAAATTCAATATTTCAGCCAAGTTCATTGCCGCTTTCGCGCTGTTGCTGGCGGTGATGGCCGGGATGGGCTTGTTTGCAATTGCCAAGATCGGCGAAGTGAACGCGATTGCGGCCGAGCAGCGCGACCGCTGGATTCCCGCTGCAGCGACATTGGGCGACATTCACGCCTACACATCGCAGTACCGCCTCAAGCAGGACGAGATGTTCTCAGCACCTTCGCCCGAAGCCATGGCGAAGAACGGAAAGCTGATGAAGAACGCACGCGCCGCAATCGACGGCAGCCTGAGCGACTTCGAAAATCTCGCCATCACAGCTGAGCAGAAGGCAGCGCTTGGCACCATGCGCGAAAGCTGGGGCGGGTTCGTCAAGCAGGATAGCGAGATGCAGCAACTTGCCCTGGCGGGCAATTCAGCAAGTGCGCAAGCCATCCACGACGGCGAAGGTCTCGACACATTCTATGCGCTGGAAGACACGGTTCTGGCGGCGATCGAGGTCAACAAGAAGGCGTCTGATGCCGTCGCGGCGCAAAGCGATGCGATCTACGCTTCCGCCCGAAACTTCACGCTCGCCGCCATTGGAATCGGCGTAGTTGCAGCCCTTGGCCTGCTAGCGTTCCTGATGCGCAACATTGCTGCGCCGCTGGTCCGCATGTCGGAATCTGTGGCGCGGCTGATCAGCGGCGACCACTCGGTTACCGTGCCCGGCCTCGGCCGCACCGATGAACTTGGCCATCTGGCACGGGCGCTCGACCAGTTCCGCGACGTGTTCGCATCCGACCATGCCCGCGCAGAGGCCGAGAAGGCGCGTGCCCGCGAAACGCAGGTGACGATCGACGCCATTGGCGAGGGCCTGACCGCGCTGGCCGAAGGCAACCTGACCCACCGTGTTTCCGAGAATGGCAGCGGCGCACTGGCAAAACTGCACGTCGATTACAACGCTGCCGTGGCAGAGCTGGAGCGCGTGCTGGCCAAGATTGCCGACGGTTGCAACACGATCAAGCTGGGCACCGACGAAATCGCCAGCGCCGCGACCGACCTGTCGCTGCGCACCGAACAGCAGGCTAACTCGCTCGCCGAGACATCGCGCACGCTCAACGAGTTCACCACCTCGGTCAAGACGACTGCAGAGAATGCCAAGCAGACCAGTTCACGGCTCGCCGTGGCGCGCAACACCGCCGAAAGCGTGGGCAATACTGCCGATCGCGCCGTGGCCGCAATGCGCAGCATCGAGAGCAGTTCGCGCGAGATGGCCGATATCGTCAACGTGATCGACGGGATTGCCTTCCAGACCAATCTGCTGGCGCTTAACGCAGGCGTCGAGGCGGCACGGGCCGGCGATGCAGGCAAGGGCTTTGCCGTGGTCGCCACCGAAGTGCGCGCACTGGCGCAGCGGTCGTCCGATGCCGCCAAGTCTATCCGCGAACTGATCGGCAAGAGCACCGACGAGGTGAGCGGCGGCGTGACGCTGGTGGAATCGAGCGGCGATGCCTTGCGTCAGATCGTCACTGAAGTGAGCGCGGTGTCGGCGCTTGTCGAAGAGATCGCCGAAGCGGCGGGCCAGCAGGCTGCGGGCATTGCCGACATCTCGACGATGGTCGGATCGATGGACGCGTTCACCCAGCAGAACGCAGCGATGGTCGAGGAAAGTTCTGCCGGAACGCGCAATCTGGCGACCGAGACGGTGTCGCTCGTCGACCAGCTCGGCCGGTTCCGGCTTGGTGCGCTGGTGCATCAGCTTCCGCGCGAGGTGTCGGCGCTGCGCCAGCCCGAGCGGTTCGTGGACGCTCCGCCAGCCGCTGTCGTGGCTGCCGCCTCCCCGAAATCCACTCCGCTGACAGCCCGGCCCATGCCGAGCAGCGGCAATACCGCGCTCAAAATCGATCAGGACGACTGGTCCGAGTTTTGA
- a CDS encoding TonB family protein, translating into MKLIAKFVVTVTALSMTATAAFAQAADWQRQVARIIASKQTYPRAAQMRGEEGTARVKVYVGAGGSIERTELVAPSGSSTLDKEALAMPTRAGAVPPPPGGATAIVVPVTWKLL; encoded by the coding sequence ATGAAACTTATCGCAAAGTTCGTTGTTACCGTCACCGCCCTCTCGATGACGGCCACCGCCGCCTTTGCGCAGGCAGCAGACTGGCAGCGCCAAGTCGCACGGATCATTGCATCCAAGCAGACCTACCCGCGCGCGGCGCAGATGCGCGGCGAGGAAGGCACTGCGCGGGTCAAGGTCTATGTGGGCGCGGGCGGCTCGATCGAGCGCACTGAACTGGTTGCGCCGTCGGGATCGAGCACGCTCGACAAGGAAGCCTTGGCCATGCCGACGCGGGCAGGCGCTGTCCCGCCGCCTCCCGGAGGTGCCACCGCCATCGTCGTGCCGGTGACATGGAAACTTCTCTGA
- a CDS encoding amidohydrolase family protein, whose product MLRNLLPVLALVPTAAQAETIYVRAGRLIDPESARVLTAQVLHVENGRVAAVTPDGPLPQGAKVVDWSAYTVLPGLIDCHVHLADVEQSNNVAEPLLHSAMEIAYIGARNARKTLMAGFTTVHDVGSFRAYADVELRNAIERGDVVGPRVSAVGAYVTIPGGGGEVTGFAPDVTVPADMRAGVVTNAEDTTRKVNALFQNGADSIKLIATGAVLAQGTEPGQIELTPEMIKAAVDVARQRGSWVTAHAHGAAGIKQAMGAGVRAIEHASLIDDEGIALAKAKGVWLDMDVYNGDFIAEVGKRDGWPADMLRKNDETTEAQRQGFRKAVKAGVRLSYGTDAGVFPHGLNARQFKYMVRYGMTPMQAIQSATTVSAELLGKSRDVGALSPGHYADMIAVSGDPLADITALETVAHVMKGGELVR is encoded by the coding sequence ATGCTGCGCAACCTGCTCCCTGTCCTCGCCCTTGTCCCCACCGCCGCTCAGGCCGAGACGATCTACGTCCGCGCCGGGCGGCTGATCGACCCGGAGAGCGCCCGCGTCCTCACCGCACAGGTCTTGCATGTCGAGAATGGCCGCGTCGCGGCGGTCACGCCCGATGGGCCGCTGCCCCAAGGCGCGAAGGTCGTTGACTGGTCGGCCTACACCGTCCTGCCCGGCCTGATCGATTGCCACGTTCATCTGGCCGATGTCGAACAGTCGAACAACGTGGCCGAACCACTGCTCCATTCGGCAATGGAAATCGCCTACATCGGCGCGCGCAACGCCCGCAAAACGCTGATGGCGGGCTTCACCACCGTCCACGACGTCGGCTCGTTCCGCGCTTATGCCGATGTCGAATTGCGCAACGCGATCGAGCGCGGTGATGTGGTCGGCCCACGTGTGAGCGCAGTCGGCGCCTATGTCACCATCCCCGGAGGCGGCGGCGAGGTCACCGGCTTTGCGCCCGACGTCACCGTGCCTGCCGACATGCGCGCAGGTGTCGTCACCAATGCCGAGGACACCACCCGCAAGGTGAACGCCCTGTTCCAGAACGGCGCGGATTCGATCAAGCTGATCGCCACCGGCGCGGTGCTTGCCCAAGGCACCGAACCCGGCCAGATCGAACTGACGCCCGAGATGATCAAGGCCGCTGTCGATGTCGCCCGCCAGCGCGGTTCATGGGTCACCGCCCATGCGCACGGTGCCGCAGGGATCAAACAGGCGATGGGGGCAGGCGTCCGCGCCATCGAACACGCCAGCCTGATCGACGATGAAGGCATTGCGCTCGCCAAAGCCAAGGGCGTCTGGCTCGACATGGACGTCTACAACGGAGACTTCATTGCCGAGGTCGGCAAGCGCGACGGCTGGCCCGCCGACATGCTGCGCAAGAACGACGAGACGACCGAAGCCCAGCGCCAGGGCTTCCGCAAGGCGGTCAAGGCAGGCGTCCGCCTCAGCTATGGCACCGATGCCGGCGTATTCCCGCACGGACTCAACGCCCGCCAATTCAAATACATGGTCCGCTACGGCATGACGCCGATGCAGGCGATCCAGTCCGCCACCACGGTCAGCGCCGAACTGCTGGGCAAGAGCAGGGACGTCGGCGCGCTCTCGCCCGGCCATTACGCCGATATGATTGCGGTGAGCGGCGATCCACTGGCCGACATCACGGCGCTCGAAACCGTGGCCCACGTGATGAAGGGCGGCGAACTCGTCCGCTGA
- the clpB gene encoding ATP-dependent chaperone ClpB — MNLEKFTDRAKGFLQAAQTVAIRMSHQRITADHILKALLEDTEGMASGLIQRAGGNPAIAQAEVDKALAKLAAVSGSGAQQTPGLDNDAVRVLDQAEQVATKSGDSFVTVERMLVALALATTTAAGQALKAANVTPQALEAAISELRGGRNADSASAENAYDAMKKYARDLTQAAREGKLDPVIGRDEEIRRTVQILARRTKNNPALIGEPGVGKTAIAEGLALRIANGDVPDSLKDRRLMALDMGSLIAGAKYRGEFEERLKAVLDEVKGAEGEIILFIDEMHTLIGAGKGEGAMDASNLLKPALARGELHCIGATTLDEYQKYVEKDPALQRRFQPVFVGEPTVEDTISILRGIKDKYELHHGVRIADGAIVAAATLSNRYIADRFLPDKAIDLMDEAASRIRMEVESKPEEIEKLDRKIIQLKIEEMALAKETDAASKDRLDNLREELANLEQQSSELTTRWQNERDKIAAEGKIKEALDAARSELDVAQRNGDLGKAGELAYGRIPELEKQLAEAEGVSQNAMLREEVTAEDIASVVSKWTGVPVDRMMEGEREKLLKMEHVIGERVIGQKDAVLAVSKAVRRARAGLQDPNRPLGSFLFLGPTGVGKTELTKALAGFLFDDDSAMVRIDMSEFMEKHSVSRLIGAPPGYVGYDEGGVLTEAVRRRPYQVVLFDEVEKAHSDVFNVLLQVLDDGRLTDGQGRVVDFTNTLIILTSNLGSQYLANLEEGQDVASVEPQVMDIVRGHFRPEFLNRLDEIILFHRLGHEHMAPIVEIQVGRVQKLLKDRKIVLDLTDAAKRWLGRVGYDPVYGARPLKRAVQRHLQDPLAERLLAGEIPDGSTVTIDEGDGALSFAVS, encoded by the coding sequence ATGAATCTCGAGAAATTCACCGACCGCGCCAAAGGCTTTTTGCAAGCCGCCCAGACCGTTGCCATCCGCATGAGCCATCAGCGGATCACTGCCGACCATATCTTGAAGGCCCTGCTCGAAGACACCGAAGGCATGGCCAGCGGGCTGATCCAGCGCGCGGGCGGCAATCCCGCCATCGCGCAGGCCGAAGTCGACAAGGCGCTGGCCAAGCTCGCCGCCGTCTCCGGGTCGGGTGCACAACAGACGCCCGGCCTCGACAATGATGCCGTGCGCGTGCTTGACCAGGCCGAACAGGTTGCCACCAAGTCGGGCGACAGCTTCGTTACCGTCGAGCGCATGCTCGTCGCGCTTGCGCTTGCTACTACCACGGCAGCGGGGCAGGCGCTGAAGGCTGCGAACGTCACCCCGCAGGCGCTCGAAGCTGCGATCAGCGAGCTGCGCGGCGGGCGCAACGCTGACAGCGCGAGCGCCGAAAACGCCTATGACGCGATGAAGAAATATGCCCGCGACCTCACGCAGGCCGCGCGGGAAGGCAAGCTCGATCCGGTGATCGGCCGCGACGAGGAAATCCGCCGCACCGTGCAGATCCTCGCCCGCCGCACCAAGAACAACCCTGCGCTGATCGGCGAACCCGGCGTCGGCAAGACCGCGATTGCCGAAGGCCTTGCGCTGCGCATTGCCAATGGCGACGTGCCCGACAGTCTCAAGGACCGCCGGTTGATGGCGCTCGACATGGGCAGCCTGATCGCGGGCGCGAAATATCGCGGCGAGTTCGAGGAACGCCTCAAGGCCGTGCTTGACGAGGTCAAGGGCGCCGAGGGCGAGATCATCCTGTTCATCGACGAGATGCACACCCTGATCGGGGCGGGCAAGGGCGAGGGCGCGATGGACGCCTCGAACCTGCTCAAGCCTGCACTCGCGCGCGGCGAACTGCACTGCATCGGCGCGACCACGCTCGACGAATATCAGAAGTATGTCGAGAAGGACCCCGCGCTCCAGCGCCGCTTCCAGCCGGTGTTCGTGGGTGAACCGACCGTGGAAGACACGATCTCGATCCTGCGCGGCATCAAGGACAAGTACGAACTTCACCACGGCGTGCGCATCGCCGATGGCGCGATCGTGGCGGCGGCCACTCTGTCCAATCGCTACATCGCTGACCGCTTCCTGCCCGACAAGGCCATCGATCTGATGGACGAGGCCGCCAGCCGCATCCGCATGGAAGTGGAAAGCAAGCCCGAGGAAATCGAGAAGCTGGATCGCAAGATCATCCAGCTCAAGATTGAGGAAATGGCGCTCGCCAAGGAAACCGATGCCGCGTCGAAGGACCGGCTCGATAATCTGCGTGAAGAACTCGCCAACCTCGAGCAGCAGTCGTCCGAACTGACCACCCGCTGGCAGAACGAGCGTGACAAGATCGCCGCCGAAGGCAAGATCAAGGAAGCGCTTGATGCTGCCCGCAGCGAACTCGATGTGGCGCAGCGCAATGGCGATCTCGGCAAGGCGGGCGAGCTTGCCTACGGGCGCATTCCCGAGCTGGAAAAGCAGCTGGCCGAAGCCGAAGGCGTCAGCCAGAACGCCATGCTGCGCGAGGAAGTGACCGCCGAGGACATCGCCTCCGTCGTCAGCAAGTGGACCGGCGTGCCGGTCGACCGGATGATGGAAGGCGAGCGCGAGAAGCTGCTCAAGATGGAGCATGTGATCGGCGAGCGCGTGATCGGCCAGAAGGACGCGGTCCTCGCCGTGTCCAAGGCCGTGCGCCGCGCCCGCGCCGGTCTTCAGGACCCGAACCGTCCCTTGGGCAGCTTCCTGTTCCTCGGCCCCACGGGCGTGGGAAAGACTGAACTGACCAAGGCTCTGGCGGGTTTCCTGTTCGACGATGACAGCGCGATGGTCCGTATCGACATGTCCGAGTTCATGGAAAAGCACTCGGTCAGCCGGTTGATCGGTGCACCTCCGGGCTATGTTGGTTATGATGAAGGTGGAGTTCTCACCGAAGCGGTTCGCAGGCGACCCTATCAGGTCGTCCTGTTCGACGAGGTCGAGAAAGCGCATTCGGACGTGTTCAACGTGCTGCTGCAGGTCCTCGACGATGGCCGCCTGACCGATGGGCAGGGCCGCGTGGTCGATTTCACCAACACGCTGATCATCCTGACCAGCAACCTCGGCAGCCAGTACCTCGCCAATCTGGAAGAGGGACAGGACGTTGCCAGCGTCGAACCGCAGGTCATGGACATCGTACGCGGCCATTTCCGCCCCGAATTCCTCAACCGGCTGGATGAGATCATCCTGTTCCACCGTCTGGGCCACGAACACATGGCCCCGATCGTGGAAATCCAGGTCGGCCGCGTGCAGAAGCTGCTCAAGGACCGCAAGATCGTGCTCGACCTCACCGATGCCGCCAAGCGCTGGCTCGGCCGGGTGGGCTACGATCCGGTCTACGGCGCAAGGCCGCTCAAACGCGCGGTCCAGCGCCACCTGCAGGACCCACTTGCCGAGCGGTTGCTGGCGGGTGAAATCCCCGATGGCAGCACGGTCACCATCGACGAGGGCGATGGCGCGCTGTCGTTCGCGGTCAGCTGA
- a CDS encoding M28 family metallopeptidase produces MNVKSALPTLQALIAALLATAATPALAQDPAFDPQAIRAHVTFLADDLLEGRDTGSHGYDIAANYVASQFTLMGLKPAAADGSFFQKFTVREARLDGSPKLTLSYGGKDTVLTDTAQVLVRPSLLDKAVAVDAPMVFAGFGFDRPDLGFDDYKGLDVKGKVVVLLTGFPKGTPSELGAHLNSDKALMAMKRGAIAVISVPTTEDTARRPWDKRVAISDGPSKGWVGADGKAFSRVPGIKAGVTLNPDAAAPLFAAAKKPLAKILAEANKKGGRPKGFALPGKASLSLASTWKDVVSENVVAMLPGSDPKLAGEFVGMTAHLDHIGIHGKGDDTLHNGAMDNASGVATMLEVAKAIAKEKPRRSVLFGALTGEEGGLIGSDYLARNPVANSDLVAVVNFDMPVLTYMFSDVVAFGAENSTMGPVVAEAARKAGIKLSPDPMPEEGLFTRSDHYRFVQQGVPAVFMMTGFEGPGEKAFRGFLKDHYHQPSDDLKLPFNWDAGALFAKVNYYTVQTLANADERPRWYANSFFGKEFAPSAAKAVPAK; encoded by the coding sequence ATGAACGTCAAGTCAGCCCTGCCAACCCTGCAAGCCCTGATCGCAGCCCTGCTCGCCACCGCCGCCACGCCCGCACTGGCGCAGGACCCCGCCTTCGATCCACAAGCCATCCGCGCCCATGTGACGTTCCTCGCCGACGATCTGCTCGAAGGCCGCGACACCGGGTCGCACGGCTACGATATTGCGGCCAATTATGTCGCGTCCCAGTTTACCCTGATGGGCCTCAAGCCCGCTGCGGCAGATGGCAGCTTCTTCCAGAAGTTCACCGTGCGCGAGGCGCGGCTGGATGGCTCGCCAAAGCTCACGCTGAGCTACGGAGGCAAGGACACCGTTCTGACCGACACCGCCCAGGTCCTGGTCCGCCCCAGCCTGCTCGACAAGGCGGTTGCGGTCGATGCGCCCATGGTCTTCGCCGGCTTTGGCTTCGACCGCCCTGACCTCGGCTTTGACGATTACAAAGGCCTCGACGTGAAGGGCAAGGTCGTCGTCCTCCTCACCGGTTTCCCCAAAGGCACGCCCAGCGAACTCGGCGCGCACCTCAATTCCGACAAGGCGCTCATGGCGATGAAGCGCGGCGCTATTGCCGTGATCTCGGTGCCTACCACCGAAGATACCGCCCGTCGCCCGTGGGACAAGCGCGTAGCGATTTCAGACGGCCCATCCAAGGGCTGGGTCGGCGCAGACGGCAAGGCGTTCAGCCGCGTCCCCGGCATCAAGGCGGGCGTGACGCTCAATCCCGATGCCGCCGCGCCGCTGTTTGCCGCCGCGAAGAAACCTCTGGCGAAGATTCTTGCCGAAGCCAACAAGAAGGGTGGCCGTCCCAAGGGCTTCGCACTTCCAGGCAAGGCAAGCCTGTCGCTCGCCAGCACCTGGAAGGACGTGGTCAGCGAGAACGTCGTCGCCATGCTCCCCGGCAGCGATCCCAAGCTGGCCGGTGAATTCGTCGGCATGACCGCGCATCTCGATCACATCGGCATCCACGGCAAGGGCGACGATACCCTCCACAATGGCGCAATGGACAATGCCTCGGGCGTCGCCACCATGCTTGAAGTGGCCAAGGCCATCGCCAAGGAAAAACCGCGCCGCTCCGTCCTGTTCGGCGCGCTGACCGGTGAGGAAGGCGGGCTGATCGGCTCGGACTACCTTGCGCGTAATCCCGTGGCGAACAGCGATCTGGTCGCCGTGGTCAACTTCGACATGCCGGTGCTGACCTACATGTTCTCCGATGTCGTTGCGTTCGGCGCGGAAAATTCCACGATGGGTCCGGTCGTAGCCGAAGCGGCGCGCAAGGCGGGCATCAAGCTCTCGCCCGATCCGATGCCCGAAGAAGGCCTGTTCACCCGCTCCGATCACTACCGCTTCGTCCAGCAGGGCGTGCCCGCCGTGTTCATGATGACCGGCTTCGAAGGACCGGGCGAGAAGGCGTTCCGCGGCTTCCTCAAGGACCACTACCACCAGCCCAGCGATGATCTGAAACTGCCGTTCAACTGGGATGCGGGGGCCTTGTTCGCCAAAGTGAACTATTACACGGTGCAAACGCTCGCCAACGCCGACGAACGCCCGCGCTGGTACGCAAACAGCTTCTTCGGCAAGGAATTCGCGCCGTCTGCGGCGAAGGCTGTGCCAGCGAAATAG